A window from Patescibacteria group bacterium encodes these proteins:
- the glyA gene encoding serine hydroxymethyltransferase, translated as MDYKFLPTVDPQVLELLRAEEARQKSGLELIASENYASAAVLETMASVLNNKYSEGYPGKRYYAGNEVVDSVESLAIERAKKLFGANFANVQALSGSPANLAVYFALVQPGDTILGLKLDHGGHLSHGHPINFTGKTYNFVQYGVNPETGRVEMDEVERLAKEHKPKMIVAGFSAYSRDFDWVRFKQIADEIGALTFADIAHVAGLIAGRAIASPIEAGFDVVTTTTHKTLRGPRGALIFSKTEEIAKKINRSVFPGLQGGPHEHVIAAIAVALGEALQPEFSEYAKKVIQNAQTLATQLIAKGFKIISDGTDNHLMVVDLQNKNVGGKEFTDALDRAGISASASTIPNDPNPPMKPSGVRLGTAAITTRGMGEAEMVKIAEWIDRVAQNFANADELAKIKKEVEVLAADFPVPGI; from the coding sequence ATGGATTACAAATTTCTGCCAACGGTCGACCCGCAAGTTTTGGAATTGTTGCGCGCTGAGGAAGCTCGTCAGAAGTCCGGACTGGAGCTGATCGCTTCGGAAAACTACGCTTCGGCGGCGGTGCTCGAGACGATGGCTTCGGTGCTGAATAACAAATACTCCGAAGGCTATCCAGGCAAAAGATATTACGCGGGCAATGAAGTCGTCGATTCGGTCGAGAGTCTCGCCATCGAGCGCGCGAAAAAACTTTTTGGCGCGAACTTCGCAAATGTCCAAGCCTTGTCCGGTTCGCCCGCGAATCTCGCGGTCTACTTCGCGCTGGTGCAGCCGGGCGACACGATTCTCGGATTGAAGCTCGATCACGGCGGACATCTGTCACACGGTCATCCGATTAATTTCACGGGCAAAACTTACAATTTCGTGCAGTACGGTGTGAATCCTGAGACTGGTCGCGTCGAGATGGACGAGGTGGAAAGATTGGCGAAAGAGCACAAACCCAAAATGATTGTGGCTGGATTTTCAGCTTACTCGCGTGATTTCGACTGGGTGCGTTTCAAACAAATCGCGGACGAAATCGGCGCACTGACTTTCGCGGACATCGCGCATGTCGCTGGGCTGATTGCCGGCAGGGCGATTGCTTCGCCGATCGAAGCGGGCTTCGATGTCGTCACGACGACGACACACAAAACTTTGCGCGGACCACGCGGCGCACTCATTTTTTCGAAGACCGAGGAAATTGCGAAGAAAATCAATCGCTCGGTTTTCCCGGGCTTGCAGGGTGGACCGCACGAGCATGTCATCGCGGCGATTGCAGTCGCGCTCGGCGAAGCTTTGCAGCCAGAGTTTTCCGAGTACGCGAAAAAAGTTATTCAAAACGCGCAAACTCTGGCGACGCAATTGATTGCCAAAGGTTTCAAAATTATTTCCGATGGGACGGACAATCACCTCATGGTTGTCGATTTGCAAAATAAAAATGTCGGCGGCAAAGAATTCACCGATGCGCTCGACCGCGCCGGAATTTCCGCCAGCGCTTCGACAATTCCGAACGATCCGAACCCGCCGATGAAACCAAGCGGCGTGCGACTCGGGACGGCGGCGATCACGACGCGCGGAATGGGGGAGGCGGAGATGGTGAAAATTGCCGAGTGGATTGATCGTGTCGCACAGAATTTCGCCAACGCCGACGAGCTCGCCAAAATCAAGAAAGAAGTCGAGGTACTAGCAGCTGACTTTCCAGTTCCCGGAATTTAG
- a CDS encoding signal peptidase II, which yields MKNRGIFWGALTGIVFLDILTKFGAQKYLFVPHKILPFLKLEFVENSNLAFGIEFPRVWIILLSLVALGILGNIFVKNVRKTSKIGAFAFGIIFGGALANLGERIIFAHVTDFVALSIIPNFNLADTALTLGVATLIAFHSKIFKKN from the coding sequence ATGAAAAATCGAGGAATATTTTGGGGCGCGCTCACAGGAATCGTTTTTCTCGACATCCTGACGAAGTTTGGCGCACAAAAATATCTATTCGTACCGCACAAAATTCTGCCGTTTTTGAAATTGGAGTTTGTCGAAAATTCCAATCTCGCTTTCGGCATCGAATTCCCGCGCGTCTGGATCATCCTGCTCTCGCTCGTTGCACTTGGTATACTCGGAAATATTTTCGTGAAAAATGTCCGCAAAACCTCTAAAATTGGTGCATTCGCATTTGGCATAATTTTCGGTGGAGCCCTCGCGAATCTCGGCGAAAGAATTATTTTCGCCCATGTCACCGACTTCGTCGCCCTCAGCATCATTCCGAATTTCAATCTCGCCGACACGGCGCTCACGCTCGGTGTCGCCACTCTCATCGCCTTTCATTCCAAAATTTTCAAGAAAAATTAA
- a CDS encoding YtxH domain-containing protein — MINSNENPEKKSGGKLLAGLIIGGAIASVLGIHLTPKKTQNLLKKKARRIWGKIEDKIHELEENEE, encoded by the coding sequence ATGATTAATTCTAACGAAAATCCCGAAAAAAAATCCGGCGGCAAATTACTCGCAGGACTTATAATCGGCGGTGCTATCGCCTCGGTTTTGGGTATACACCTCACACCCAAGAAAACACAAAATCTTTTAAAGAAAAAAGCACGCAGGATTTGGGGCAAAATTGAGGACAAAATTCACGAGCTCGAAGAAAACGAAGAATGA
- a CDS encoding S1 RNA-binding domain-containing protein translates to MSKKDNRAMAALLAEDEIPAPPQPGQPVTGKVVNISNNRILVEINGTYTGIIAGREAIDGFDTAKKLVEGDDVTAYVVEEENADGYYVLSLRKASREKAWVKLQEMRDTDETIDVTIREANKGGLMTEFNGIRAFIPVSQLAPEHYPRVNGANASEILSKLAKFVGEKFTVQVLTAEPDENKLILSEKAGLAKKRTAAIAKLSVGQKISGKVTGIVNFGIFIMFGDGLEGLVHLSEVAWGKVTDAANYARVGEDKEAVVIGISPDKISLSMKRLTTDPWLKNIEQFSVGDTVNGTVEKITPFGTLVQLTDDVSGLLHTSENEEKIEFAVGDAVTAKIIEINPDDHRIALSVKDLDNAAKPKKPSAKKTEKKADTEEAGEEKPKKKKSAKDE, encoded by the coding sequence ATGAGTAAAAAAGATAATCGCGCGATGGCTGCGCTTTTGGCCGAGGACGAAATCCCCGCGCCACCACAACCCGGACAGCCGGTCACCGGCAAGGTTGTGAACATTTCGAACAACCGGATTTTGGTCGAAATCAACGGCACTTACACCGGTATCATCGCTGGTCGCGAGGCAATCGACGGTTTCGATACAGCGAAGAAATTGGTCGAGGGTGACGATGTCACGGCTTATGTCGTCGAGGAAGAAAATGCCGACGGCTACTATGTCCTAAGTCTGCGCAAAGCGAGTCGTGAAAAAGCCTGGGTAAAATTGCAGGAAATGCGCGACACGGACGAGACAATCGATGTCACGATTCGCGAAGCAAACAAGGGCGGACTCATGACTGAATTCAACGGCATCCGCGCTTTCATCCCGGTGAGCCAGCTCGCACCCGAGCACTACCCGCGCGTGAATGGTGCCAACGCCAGTGAGATTTTGTCGAAGCTGGCGAAATTCGTCGGCGAAAAATTCACCGTCCAGGTCCTCACCGCCGAACCAGACGAGAATAAATTAATTCTGTCGGAAAAAGCCGGACTTGCGAAGAAGCGCACCGCCGCCATTGCGAAGCTTTCGGTTGGTCAGAAAATTTCCGGTAAAGTGACGGGCATCGTCAACTTCGGCATTTTCATCATGTTTGGTGACGGACTCGAAGGGCTCGTCCACCTCTCCGAAGTCGCGTGGGGCAAAGTAACGGACGCAGCGAATTACGCACGCGTCGGTGAAGATAAGGAGGCAGTCGTCATCGGCATCAGCCCAGACAAAATTTCGCTTTCGATGAAACGACTCACGACTGATCCGTGGCTGAAAAATATTGAGCAGTTTTCAGTCGGCGATACTGTCAATGGCACAGTCGAAAAAATCACACCTTTCGGCACGCTCGTGCAATTGACCGACGATGTGAGCGGACTCCTGCACACCTCGGAAAATGAGGAAAAAATTGAATTCGCAGTCGGCGACGCAGTGACGGCGAAAATTATTGAAATCAATCCAGACGACCACCGTATCGCGCTTTCGGTGAAAGATCTCGACAACGCCGCTAAACCGAAAAAGCCTTCCGCAAAAAAGACCGAGAAGAAAGCTGACACAGAAGAAGCTGGTGAGGAAAAACCGAAAAAGAAAAAGTCCGCAAAAGATGAATAA